In Arvicanthis niloticus isolate mArvNil1 chromosome 4, mArvNil1.pat.X, whole genome shotgun sequence, a single window of DNA contains:
- the Spry1 gene encoding protein sprouty homolog 1 encodes MDSPSQHGSHTSLVVIQPPAVEGRQRLDYDRDTQPATILSLDQIKAIRGSNEYTEGPSVSRRPAPRTAPRPEKQERTHEIIPANVNSSYEHRPASHSGSARGSVLSRSTSTGSAASSGSSSSVSSEQGLLGRSPPTRPIPGHRSDRVIRTQPKQLLVEDLKASLKEDPTQHKFICEQCGKCKCGECTAPRALPSCLACDRQCLCSAESMVEYGTCMCLVKGIFYHCSNDDDGGSYSDNPCSCSQSHCCSRYLCMGALSLCLPCLLCYPPAKGCLKLCRGCYDWTHRPGCRCRNSNTVYCKLESCPSRARGKPS; translated from the coding sequence ATGGATTCCCCAAGTCAGCATGGTAGCCACACTTCACTGGTGGTGATTCAGCCGCCGGCTGTGGAAGGCCGGCAGAGGTTAGACTATGACAGGGACACTCAGCCTGCTACGATTCTGTCCCTAGACCAGATCAAAGCCATCAGAGGCAGCAATGAATACACAGAGGGACCTTCAGTATCGAGAAGACCGGCTCCTCGCACTGCACCAAGACCCGAAAAGCAGGAAAGGACTCATGAAATCATACCAGCCAATGTGAATAGCAGCTACGAGCACCGACCTGCCAGCCACTCGGGCAGTGCCAGGGGCTCTGTGCTGAGCAGGTCCACCAGCACCGGAAGCGCAGCCAGCTCAGGGAGCAGCAGCAGTGTGTCTTCTGAGCAGGGCCTGTTAGGAAGATCTCCGCCCACCAGGCCCATCCCAGGTCATAGGTCAGATCGGGTCATCCGGACCCAGCCCAAGCAGCTGCTTGTGGAGGACTTGAAGGCCTCCTTGAAAGAGGACCCCACCCAGCACAAGTTCATCTGCGAACAGTGTGGCAAGTGCAAATGTGGAGAGTGTACAGCTCCCCGGGCTCTGCCCTCCTGCCTGGCCTGCGATCGGCAGTGCCTCTGCTCCGCGGAGAGCATGGTGGAGTACGGGACCTGCATGTGCCTGGTCAAGGGCATTTTCTACCACTGCTCCAATGATGATGACGGAGGCTCTTACTCGGATAACCCCTGCTCCTGTTCACAGTCCCACTGCTGCTCCAGATACCTGTGCATGGGAGCCCTGTCTTTGTGTCTACCCTGCTTGCTCTGCTACCCTCCTGCCAAGGGCTGCCTGAAGCTGTGCAGGGGCTGTTACGACTGGACCCACCGGCCTGGCTGCAGGTGTAGAAACTCCAACACTGTCTATTGTAAGCTGGAGAGCTGCCCCTCGAGGGCTCGGGGCAAGCCATCATGA